The following proteins come from a genomic window of Zygotorulaspora mrakii chromosome 8, complete sequence:
- the PRP3 gene encoding U4/U6-U5 snRNP complex subunit PRP3 (similar to Saccharomyces cerevisiae PRP3 (YDR473C); ancestral locus Anc_5.608) has translation MRKNIGGNNKSDNRGLKTAINPLLLSSNLNLVSKQYKGQNPYLSTSQQRTPDSKIRKRYELGLRFYEKGEISSQVEQLRDEQRKELERERQRTTIEQQKTERENKELSIKIAKGELPDLSLGEDKYIKTRKEVPKVEWWDEAYLDDDMKIKEKYVNQEIEDNESDDDEKYGPSIQYVHHPVPIKVDTNKEIIAKVLLTKDEQKKIRRNKRKMLREEKETRIKLGLDPKPEPKVKLSNMMSVYENDANIVDPTKWEQAVKEQVALRKRKHLEENSKRHDEAKQKAKSEDSQNGGSDDICQVFWFKRLTNPKLRYKINMNSKQLSLRGTCLRIGEQGPGIMVIVGREKSCKFFKKLVTRRVTWDDAYEDKTTNTIVDMTGNYCKQIWEGYLDNCRFPRWFMKVCEDETDFSNTLAQFNAQNLVSIFKQSNN, from the coding sequence ATGAGAAAGAATATTGGAGGTAACAATAAGAGTGATAATAGAGGTTTGAAAACAGCCATaaatcctcttcttctgtCTTCGAATCTTAACTTAGTTTCGAAACAATACAAAGGTCAAAACCCATATTTAAGCACATCTCAACAGAGAACACCCGATAGCAAGatcagaaaaagatatgaACTTGGTTTAAGATTTTATGAGAAGGGAGAAATTAGCTCTCAAGTTGAACAGCTAAGGGATGAACAGCGTAAAGAGTTGGAAAGGGAACGACAGCGAACAACCATCGAACAACAGAAAactgaaagagaaaacaaagagctGAGTATCAAAATAGCTAAGGGAGAACTACCAGATCTTAGCCTGGGAGAGGATaaatatatcaaaactCGGAAAGAAGTACCGAAAGTGGAATGGTGGGATGAAGCATATTTGGATGATGAtatgaaaatcaaagaaaaatacgTAAATCAAGAAATAGAAGACAATGAgagtgatgatgatgagaaaTATGGCCCTTCAATACAGTATGTGCATCATCCTGTGCCGATAAAGGTTGATACGAACAAGGAGATCATAGCTAAGGTTCTCCTTACAAAGGATGAACAGAAAAAGATACGCCgcaataaaagaaaaatgcttAGAGAGGAAAAGGAGACGAGAATCAAATTGGGACTTGATCCGAAACCAGAACCCAAAGTTAAATTGAGTAATATGATGAGCGtttatgaaaatgatgcaaacATCGTGGATCCCACAAAATGGGAACAAGCTGTGAAAGAACAGGTTGCATTGAGGAAACGAAAACATTTAGAGgaaaattccaaaagacACGATGAAGCTAAACAGAAAGCTAAATCGGAGGATTCCCAAAATGGAGGTAGCGATGATATTTGTCAAGTATTTTGGTTCAAAAGACTAACGAATCCCAAATTAAGGTACAAGATAAATATGAATAGCAAACAGCTTTCGTTACGTGGAACCTGTCTACGGATAGGCGAGCAAGGCCCAGGCATAATGGTAATCGTTGGCAGGGAAAAATCGTgtaaattcttcaaaaaattggtaaCGAGGAGGGTGACATGGGATGATGCCTATGAGGATAAGACAACCAATACTATTGTAGATATGACGGGAAACTACTGCAAACAAATCTGGGAGGGTTATTTGGATAATTGCCGTTTTCCAAGGTGGTTCATGAAAGTTTGTGAGGACGAGACCGACTTCTCAAACACATTGGCACAATTCAACGCTCAGAATCTTGTTTCAATATTTAAACAATCTAATAATTAG
- the HSP10 gene encoding Hsp10p (similar to Saccharomyces cerevisiae HSP10 (YOR020C); ancestral locus Anc_5.607) codes for MSTVLKSAKSIIPLLDRVLVQRVKAQAKTASGLYLPEKNVEKLNQAKVLAVGPGFTDANGNKVTPQVNVGDNVLIPQFGGSTVKLNGDEEVILFRDSEILAKITE; via the coding sequence ATGTCCACAGTATTGAAATCTGCTAAATCCATTATCCCTCTGTTGGATCGTGTGCTTGTTCAAAGAGTGAAGGCTCAGGCCAAGACAGCATCCGGTTTATATTTGCCAGAGAAAAATGTCGAGAAGCTTAACCAAGCCAAGGTTTTAGCTGTAGGTCCTGGGTTTACTGACGCTAACGGAAACAAGGTCACCCCCCAAGTCAATGTTGGTGATAACGTCTTGATTCCACAGTTTGGTGGATCCACTGTGAAGTTGAATGGTGATGAGGAGGTGATCTTGTTCCGAGACTCTGAAATTCTCGCAAAGATCACCGAATGA
- the MCO10 gene encoding Mco10p (similar to Saccharomyces cerevisiae YOR020W-A; ancestral locus Anc_5.606), translating into MGQAYKIFGMAVKPHYLAIATLLGTFGGAAYFTGGGSSTDNSNKIAIDEKVNQTDVSSENIDVEKLLDNLLKDSNEEKK; encoded by the coding sequence ATGGGGCAGGCttataaaatttttggaatggCAGTGAAGCCGCATTATTTAGCCATTGCCACTCTTTTGGGAACATTTGGAGGTGCAGCCTATTTCACTGGCGGTGGCAGCAGCACCGACAACTCGAACAAGATCGCTATTGATGAGAAAGTAAATCAAACCGATGTATCAAGTGAAAATATTGACGTTGAAAAACTCTTAGATAACTTACTGAAGGATTCgaatgaggaaaaaaagtga